Proteins found in one Cricetulus griseus strain 17A/GY chromosome X, alternate assembly CriGri-PICRH-1.0, whole genome shotgun sequence genomic segment:
- the LOC113837586 gene encoding embryonic testis differentiation protein-like yields MDKEKPEASPSSLEASPSSSEASPSSSESNMEPVASRELKGRKPSNNILIYLIDRQLGRPRNDMDLFEWVWTIT; encoded by the coding sequence ATGGATAAAGAAAAGCCTGAAGCCAGTCCCAGCTCATTGGAAGCCAGTCCCAGCTCATCGGAAGCCAGTCCCAGCTCATCAGAATCCAACATGGAGCCAGTTGCATCCAGGGAGTTAAAAGGCCGAAAGCCCTCCAACAATATCCTGATCTATTTGATTGACAGGCAGCTGGGGAGGCCCAGAAATGATATGGATTTATTTGAATGGGTTTGGACCATAACATAA